From a single Parambassis ranga chromosome 2, fParRan2.1, whole genome shotgun sequence genomic region:
- the LOC114427967 gene encoding ubiquitin-protein ligase E3A isoform X1, with translation MNSDEKEDCECAPPQAETSPARGSDREYEEPEVENPEASRMKRAAAKHLIERYYHQLTEGCGNESCSNSWCASSAGFNRMDNNAAAVKALELYKVNAKLCDPHPSKKGTASTYLESSANSNSACGNSKMNHKDVHSVRDNFKDVNYLTEEKVYEILDICGEKEDYSPLIRVIGRVFSSAEGLVQSFRRSKPHTKEELKSLQGKDEDKDEDEKEAAACSATAMEEDSPTSSSSSRLGESSSGENDVQKLAPDEVSVDIEAVRRVYRRLLSNEKIEAAFLNALVYLSPNVECDLTYHNVYSRDQNYLNLFVIVMENSNLHSPEYLEIALPQFCKAMSKLPLAAQAKLARLWSRYGAEQIRRMVETFQQLITYKVISNEFNSRNLVNDDDAVVASTKCLKIIYYANVLGGDLDVEHNEEEDEEPIPESSDLTLQELLGEERRNKKGPRVDPLETELGIRTNDCRRPLVPFEEFVNEPLNEVLEMDKDYTFFKVETENKFSFMTCPFILNAVTKNLGLYYDNRIRMYSERRITVLYSLVQGQQLNPYLRLKVRRDHIIDDALVRLEMIAMENPADLKKQLYVEFEGEQGVDEGGVSKEFFQLVVEEIFNPDIGMFTYDERTKLFWFNPSSFENEGQYTLIGIVLGLAIYNNCILDVHFPMVVYRKLMGKKGTFRDLADANPVLHQSLKELLEYEGSVEEDMMITFQISQTDLFGNPLMYDLRENGDKIPVTNENRKEFVAQYSEYILNKSVEKQFKAFRRGFHMVTNESPLKYLFRPEEIELLICGSRNLDFLALEETTEYDGGYNKDSRIIKEFWETLHSFGEEQKRLFLQFTTGTDRAPVGGLGKLKMIIAKNGPDTDRLPTSHTCFNVLLLPEYGSKEKLRERLLKAITYAKGFGML, from the exons ATGAATTCCGACGAGAAGGAGGACTGTGAGTGTGCGCCACCACAGGCCGAAACTAGCCCCGCGAGAGGATCCGATAG AGAATACGAGGAGCCTGAAGTAGAAAACCCAGAAGCAAGCCGAAT GAAGCGAGCAGCCGCCAAACATCTAATAGAGCGCTACTACCACCAGTTAACAGAGGGCTGCGGGAATGAGTCTTGCTCCAACTCATGGTGTGCCTCATCGGCGGGCTTCAACCGCATGGATAACAACGCAGCGGCCGTCAAAGCCCTGGAACTCTACAAGGTTAACGCCAAGCTGTGTGACCCACACCCGTCGAAAAAGGGCACGGCATCCACCTACCTGGAGAGCAGCGCCAACAGCAACTCGGCCTGTGGCAACAGTAAGATGAACCACAAAGATGTCCACTCCGTACGGGACAATTTCAAAG ATGTAAATTACCTGACGGAGGAAAAGGTGTATGAAATCTTGGACATCtgtggagagaaagaggattACTCCCCTCTGATCCGGGTAATAGGCCGGGTTTTCTCAAGCGCCGAGGGCCTGGTGCAGAGCTTCCGGAGGTCCAAACCTCACACTAAGGAGGAGCTAAAGTCCCTCCAAGGTAAGGATGAAGACAAAGATGAGGACGAGAAGGAGGCAGCCGCCTGCTCTGCGACCGCTATGGAGGAGGACTCGCCCACGTCGTCTTCATCATCGAGGCTCGGAGAGAGCTCATCGGGGGAGAACGATGTCCAGAAGCTGGCCCCCGATGAGGTGTCGGTGGACATTGAAGCTGTGCGACGTGTCTACAGGCGCCTCCTGTCTAATGAGAAGATAGAAGCTGCCTTCTTGAATGCACTGGTGTACCTGTCACCTAACGTAGAGTGTGACCTGACGTACCACAACGTGTATTCACGAGACCAAAACTACCTAAATCTATTTGTTATAGTGATGGAAAACAGCAACCTTCACAGTCCGGAGTACCTGGAGATCGCTCTCCCGCAGTTTTGTAAGGCCATGAGCAAACTACCGCTGGCAGCTCAAGCTAAGCTGGCGCGCCTGTGGTCGCGCTACGGTGCCGAGCAGATCCGGCGCATGGTGGAGACCTTCCAGCAGCTCATTACCTACAAGGTGATCAGCAACGAGTTCAACAGCCGCAACCTGGTCAACGACGACGACGCGGTGGTGGCGTCCACCAAGTGCTTGAAGATCATCTACTATGCAAACGTGCTGGGCGGCGACCTGGACGTGGAGCacaatgaggaagaggatgaggagcccaTTCCGGAGTCCAGCGATCTCACACTTCAGGAGCTCCTGGGCGAGGAGAGGCGGAACAAGAAGGGCCCCCGGGTGGACCCACTGGAGACGGAGCTGGGAATCCGTACCAACGATTGCCGGCGGCCGCTTGTCCCCTTCGAGGAGTTTGTTAACGAGCCTCTGAACGAGGTCTTAGAGATGGACAAGGACTACACATTCTTTAAGGTCGAAACCGAAAACAAGTTCTCCTTTATGACCTGCCCATTCATCCTTAACGCTGTCACCAAGAACCTGGGCCTGTACTACGACAACCGCATCCGCATGTACAGCGAGCGGCGGATCACGGTCCTCTACAGCTTGGTGCAGGGCCAGCAGCTCAACCCTTACCTTAGACTCAAAGTGCGCAGAGATCACATCATCGACGACGCTCTGGTCAGG CTGGAGATGATAGCGATGGAGAATCCCGCAGACTTGAAGAAGCAGCTGTATGTGGAGTTTGAAGGAGAGCAAGGCGTTGATGAAGGAGGTGTTTCCAAAGAGTTCTTTcagctggtggtggaggagatCTTCAACCCAGATATCG GCATGTTCACATATGACGAGCGAACCAAATTGTTTTGGTTTAACCCATCGTCGTTCGAAAACGAGGGCCAGTACACCCTCATCGGCATAGTCCTAGGCCTGGCCATCTACAACAACTGCATCCTGGATGTCCACTTCCCTATGGTGGTGTACAGGAAGCTAATGGGCAAGAAAGGAACGTTCAGGGACTTAGCAGATGCTAACCCG GTTTTGCACCAGAGTCTAAAGGAGCTGTTGGAGTATGAGGGCAGCGTGGAGGAGGACATGATGATCACTTTTCAGATCTCCCAGACGGATCTGTTCGGGAACCCGCTTATGTACGATTTAAGGGAAAACGGGGACAAGATTCCCgtcacaaatgaaaacagaaag GAGTTTGTTGCACAGTATTCCGAGTATATACTGAACAAAAGTGTTGAGAAGCAGTTCAAAGCCTTCAGGAGAGGCTTTCACATGGTCACCAACGAGTCGCCACTCAAATACCTGTTCAGACCAGAGGAAATAGAGCTCCTGATCTGTGGAAGCAGG AACCTGGACTTTTTAGCACTTGAAGAAACGACAGAATACGACGGCGGTTATAACAAAGATTCCAGAATTATCAA GGAGTTTTGGGAGACATTGCACTCGTTTGGCGAAGAGCAGAAGCGCCTCTTCCTACAGTTCACCACCGGCACCGACAGAGCGCCCGTAGGGGGGCTGGGCAAGCTGAAGATGATCATCGCCAAAAACGGGCCCGACACAGACAG GTTACCGACATCCCACACCTGCtttaatgtgctgctgctgcccgaGTACGGCAGCAAGGAGAAGCTGAGGGAGAGACTGCTGAAAGCCATCACCTATGCCAAAGGGTTTGGCATGCTCTGA
- the LOC114427967 gene encoding ubiquitin-protein ligase E3A isoform X2, with protein sequence MKRAAAKHLIERYYHQLTEGCGNESCSNSWCASSAGFNRMDNNAAAVKALELYKVNAKLCDPHPSKKGTASTYLESSANSNSACGNSKMNHKDVHSVRDNFKDVNYLTEEKVYEILDICGEKEDYSPLIRVIGRVFSSAEGLVQSFRRSKPHTKEELKSLQGKDEDKDEDEKEAAACSATAMEEDSPTSSSSSRLGESSSGENDVQKLAPDEVSVDIEAVRRVYRRLLSNEKIEAAFLNALVYLSPNVECDLTYHNVYSRDQNYLNLFVIVMENSNLHSPEYLEIALPQFCKAMSKLPLAAQAKLARLWSRYGAEQIRRMVETFQQLITYKVISNEFNSRNLVNDDDAVVASTKCLKIIYYANVLGGDLDVEHNEEEDEEPIPESSDLTLQELLGEERRNKKGPRVDPLETELGIRTNDCRRPLVPFEEFVNEPLNEVLEMDKDYTFFKVETENKFSFMTCPFILNAVTKNLGLYYDNRIRMYSERRITVLYSLVQGQQLNPYLRLKVRRDHIIDDALVRLEMIAMENPADLKKQLYVEFEGEQGVDEGGVSKEFFQLVVEEIFNPDIGMFTYDERTKLFWFNPSSFENEGQYTLIGIVLGLAIYNNCILDVHFPMVVYRKLMGKKGTFRDLADANPVLHQSLKELLEYEGSVEEDMMITFQISQTDLFGNPLMYDLRENGDKIPVTNENRKEFVAQYSEYILNKSVEKQFKAFRRGFHMVTNESPLKYLFRPEEIELLICGSRNLDFLALEETTEYDGGYNKDSRIIKEFWETLHSFGEEQKRLFLQFTTGTDRAPVGGLGKLKMIIAKNGPDTDRLPTSHTCFNVLLLPEYGSKEKLRERLLKAITYAKGFGML encoded by the exons AT GAAGCGAGCAGCCGCCAAACATCTAATAGAGCGCTACTACCACCAGTTAACAGAGGGCTGCGGGAATGAGTCTTGCTCCAACTCATGGTGTGCCTCATCGGCGGGCTTCAACCGCATGGATAACAACGCAGCGGCCGTCAAAGCCCTGGAACTCTACAAGGTTAACGCCAAGCTGTGTGACCCACACCCGTCGAAAAAGGGCACGGCATCCACCTACCTGGAGAGCAGCGCCAACAGCAACTCGGCCTGTGGCAACAGTAAGATGAACCACAAAGATGTCCACTCCGTACGGGACAATTTCAAAG ATGTAAATTACCTGACGGAGGAAAAGGTGTATGAAATCTTGGACATCtgtggagagaaagaggattACTCCCCTCTGATCCGGGTAATAGGCCGGGTTTTCTCAAGCGCCGAGGGCCTGGTGCAGAGCTTCCGGAGGTCCAAACCTCACACTAAGGAGGAGCTAAAGTCCCTCCAAGGTAAGGATGAAGACAAAGATGAGGACGAGAAGGAGGCAGCCGCCTGCTCTGCGACCGCTATGGAGGAGGACTCGCCCACGTCGTCTTCATCATCGAGGCTCGGAGAGAGCTCATCGGGGGAGAACGATGTCCAGAAGCTGGCCCCCGATGAGGTGTCGGTGGACATTGAAGCTGTGCGACGTGTCTACAGGCGCCTCCTGTCTAATGAGAAGATAGAAGCTGCCTTCTTGAATGCACTGGTGTACCTGTCACCTAACGTAGAGTGTGACCTGACGTACCACAACGTGTATTCACGAGACCAAAACTACCTAAATCTATTTGTTATAGTGATGGAAAACAGCAACCTTCACAGTCCGGAGTACCTGGAGATCGCTCTCCCGCAGTTTTGTAAGGCCATGAGCAAACTACCGCTGGCAGCTCAAGCTAAGCTGGCGCGCCTGTGGTCGCGCTACGGTGCCGAGCAGATCCGGCGCATGGTGGAGACCTTCCAGCAGCTCATTACCTACAAGGTGATCAGCAACGAGTTCAACAGCCGCAACCTGGTCAACGACGACGACGCGGTGGTGGCGTCCACCAAGTGCTTGAAGATCATCTACTATGCAAACGTGCTGGGCGGCGACCTGGACGTGGAGCacaatgaggaagaggatgaggagcccaTTCCGGAGTCCAGCGATCTCACACTTCAGGAGCTCCTGGGCGAGGAGAGGCGGAACAAGAAGGGCCCCCGGGTGGACCCACTGGAGACGGAGCTGGGAATCCGTACCAACGATTGCCGGCGGCCGCTTGTCCCCTTCGAGGAGTTTGTTAACGAGCCTCTGAACGAGGTCTTAGAGATGGACAAGGACTACACATTCTTTAAGGTCGAAACCGAAAACAAGTTCTCCTTTATGACCTGCCCATTCATCCTTAACGCTGTCACCAAGAACCTGGGCCTGTACTACGACAACCGCATCCGCATGTACAGCGAGCGGCGGATCACGGTCCTCTACAGCTTGGTGCAGGGCCAGCAGCTCAACCCTTACCTTAGACTCAAAGTGCGCAGAGATCACATCATCGACGACGCTCTGGTCAGG CTGGAGATGATAGCGATGGAGAATCCCGCAGACTTGAAGAAGCAGCTGTATGTGGAGTTTGAAGGAGAGCAAGGCGTTGATGAAGGAGGTGTTTCCAAAGAGTTCTTTcagctggtggtggaggagatCTTCAACCCAGATATCG GCATGTTCACATATGACGAGCGAACCAAATTGTTTTGGTTTAACCCATCGTCGTTCGAAAACGAGGGCCAGTACACCCTCATCGGCATAGTCCTAGGCCTGGCCATCTACAACAACTGCATCCTGGATGTCCACTTCCCTATGGTGGTGTACAGGAAGCTAATGGGCAAGAAAGGAACGTTCAGGGACTTAGCAGATGCTAACCCG GTTTTGCACCAGAGTCTAAAGGAGCTGTTGGAGTATGAGGGCAGCGTGGAGGAGGACATGATGATCACTTTTCAGATCTCCCAGACGGATCTGTTCGGGAACCCGCTTATGTACGATTTAAGGGAAAACGGGGACAAGATTCCCgtcacaaatgaaaacagaaag GAGTTTGTTGCACAGTATTCCGAGTATATACTGAACAAAAGTGTTGAGAAGCAGTTCAAAGCCTTCAGGAGAGGCTTTCACATGGTCACCAACGAGTCGCCACTCAAATACCTGTTCAGACCAGAGGAAATAGAGCTCCTGATCTGTGGAAGCAGG AACCTGGACTTTTTAGCACTTGAAGAAACGACAGAATACGACGGCGGTTATAACAAAGATTCCAGAATTATCAA GGAGTTTTGGGAGACATTGCACTCGTTTGGCGAAGAGCAGAAGCGCCTCTTCCTACAGTTCACCACCGGCACCGACAGAGCGCCCGTAGGGGGGCTGGGCAAGCTGAAGATGATCATCGCCAAAAACGGGCCCGACACAGACAG GTTACCGACATCCCACACCTGCtttaatgtgctgctgctgcccgaGTACGGCAGCAAGGAGAAGCTGAGGGAGAGACTGCTGAAAGCCATCACCTATGCCAAAGGGTTTGGCATGCTCTGA